From the genome of Pectobacterium atrosepticum:
TAGCCCTAAAACAGTGAACAGCTATCGTTACCGCATGTTCAGTAAGCTGAATATTAACGGTGACGTAGAATTGACTCATCTGGCTATCAAGCACGGGCTTTTTACCGCGGAGACATTGTTAAGTAGTGAGTGAGAGTTTCGATGCTTCGGCATTTTTAAAAACGGTAACGAGCCAGCCTGGGGTCTACCGTATGTACGATGCCGGCAATACGGTCATCTATGTTGGTAAGGCAAAAGACTTAAAAAAACGACTTGCCAGCTATTTCCGCAGCCATGTTGCCAGCCGTAAAACCGAGGCGTTAGTCAAAAGCATCAAGCATATTGATGTCACGATCACGCATACAGAAACTGAAGCCTTACTGCTAGAACACAACTATATTAAGCTTTATCAGCCGCGTTATAACGTCTTGTTACGCGATGATAAATCCTATCCCATGATCTTCCTAAGTGGTGATGCTCATCCACGCTTGACGGTTCACCGTGGCGCTAAGCATGCGAAGGGCGAATATTTCGGCCCGTTTCCCAACGGAAATGCCGTGCGTGAAACGTTAATCTTGCTGCAAAAACTGTTTCCGGTACGCCAGTGTGAAAATAGCGTCTATCGCAATCGCTCTCGCCCTTGTCTGCAATATCAAATTGGTCGCTGCCTTGGGCCTTGCGTTAGCGGTTTGGTTAGCGAAGAGGATTATCGGCAGCAGGTTGAGTATGTTCGCCTGTTCTTGTCTGGTAAAGATCAGCAAGTATTGAATCAACTCATCTCACGGATGGAGTCGGCCAGTCGTGACCTGCGTTTTGAAGATGCCGCACGGATACGCGATCAGATTCAAGCGGTTCGTCGGGTGACGGAAAAACAATTTGTTTCTGGTGACGGCGAAGATTTGGACGTCATCAGTGTTGCTTTTGATGCTGGCATGGCCTGTGTATATGTCCTTTTTATCCGACAAGGGAAAGTGCTTGGCAGCCGGAGCTATTTCCCCAAAGTGCCTGGCGGTACGGAATTGGGGGAAGTCGTACAAACTTTTGTCGGGCAATTCTATTTACAAGGGAACTCAGGCCGAACGCTTCCCACAGAAATTTTGCTTGATTTTACCTTGCCTGATAAAGATTTGCTTACCGAATCCCTAACGGCGGTTGCGGGGAGAAAAGTCCAAATTCAGACGAAACCCCGTGGCGATCGTGCTCGCTATCTAAAACTAGCGCGGACGAATGCTGCTACGGCGCTAGTTACAAAATTGTCTCAGCAATCCACCATTCATCAGCGTTTGGCTGCATTAGCCAACGTCTTGCAGTTGCCCGAAATCCACCGAATGGAGTGTTTTGACATCAGTCATACTATGGGTGAACAGACGGTGGCATCCTGCGTGGTATTTGATGCTAACGGCCCGTTACGTTCGGAATATCGCCGCTATAATATCAGTGGTATTACGCCTGGTGATGATTATGCCGCCATGGCGCAAGTCCTCCAGCGCCGGTATGGTAAAGCGTTAGATGACAGTAAAATACCGGATGTCATTGTGATCGATGGTGGGAAAGGACAGCTCGGTCAGGCTCAGGCCGTGTTTGACTCTTTGCAAGTATCGTGGGATAAAAATAAGCCTCTGTTGCTCGGTGTCGCGAAAGGCAGCGATCGTAAAGCCGGGCTGGAAACGCTGTTTCTTGAGGCGACGGGTGAGGGAATGGCACTGCCTGCTGATTCTCCAGCGCTGCACGTTATCCAGCATATTCGCGATGATTCGCATGACCATGCGATTGGCGGACATCGCAAGAAGAGAGCAAAAGTAAAAAACACCAGTACGTTGGAGCTTATTGAAGGTGTCGGCCCTAAACGTCGCCAAACCCTGTTGAAATACATGGGAGGGCTACAGCCTTTGATGAATGCCAGCATTGAGGAGATTGCAAATGTTCCAGGAATTTCGCATGGATTGGCAGAAAAAATCTTCCATGCATTGAAACACTAGGGACAATGTAGCAACATACTCCTAGTATCCACTCCAGCCAGATAGTTACCTAAGCGCTATGCAATTTAATATACCGACGTTGCTTACCCTGTTTCGTGTTGCTCTTATTCCGTTTTTCGTGCTGGCGTTTTATCTTCCATTCGTCTGGGCACCGCTGCTTTGCGCGTTGATCTTCGTGTTTGCTGCCGTAACGGATTGGTTTGATGGTTTCCTTGCCCGCCGCTGGAAACAAACCACGCGCTTTGGTGCCTTCCTCGATCCTGTTGCGGATAAAGTGATGGTGGCTGTCGCGCTGGTGTTGGTTGCGGAATATTATCATTCTTGGTGGATTACGTTGCCTGCTGCAACGATGATCGCGCGAGAAATCATTATTTCAGCATTGCGCGAGTGGATGGCTGAAATTGGCAAGAGAAGCAGCGTTGCTGTGTCGTGGATAGGGAAGGTCAAAACCACGGCTCAGATGATGGCGCTTTTTGCTTTGCTATGGCGCCCAGAACGCATTGTTGAAGGTATTGGCGTTGCGGCGTTGTACATAGCAGCAGTGCTGACTTTTTGGTCCATGTTTCAATATTTGAATGCTGCGCGCCACGATTTGCTTGAACCTTGATCGAAGCGCCGTAAAAACCAGCAAACGAATGCGGTTGCTTGATAATTCTGTTGACTCATTGCGTCAGGTCAGTAGAATGCACCGCATCAACAGCAACGCTGGTTTGTAAGAAGTTAGATAAATCAGTAAGTTCTGTGTTGCGGGAATAGCTCAGTTGGTAGAGCACGACCTTGCCAAGGTCGGGGTCGCGAGTTCGAGTCTCGTTTCCCGCTCCAATTTAAAGCATCGGCAATTGCGGATGTTGGTTACTAAGACCTGAATATTTTGGCGCGTTAACAAAGCGGTTATGTAGCGGATTGCAAATCCGTCTAGTCCGGTTCGACTCCGGAACGCGCCTCCAATATTTAAGCCCGGGTGGTGAAATCGGTAGACACAAGGGATTTAAAATCCCTCGGCGTTCGCGCTGTGCGGGTTCAAGTCCCGCCCCGGGCACCATTGATAAATCAATAGACGTCAACCGACGTCTATTTTTTTGCCTAAAATCCACGGTTTTACTGGCTTCCACTTCATTCCATACTCTCCCAACGTCAACGCAATTCAATCGACATCAACTTGCTTGTGAGTATACATCTGAGTATATATGTTGGTTCTATCTTGCTCTGTATACTCACCGTAAGCACCAATGAGGATATTGATAATGGCTCTGACCGATATCAAAGTGCGTTCGGCAAAACCAGAAGAAAAAGAGTATTCACTGACTGACGGTGATGGGATGTTTCTGCTGGTTCATCCCAATGGTTCCAAATACTGGCGGCTGCGCTTTCGTTTTGGTGGCAAGCAACATCTCATGGCATTAGGCGTTTATCCTGAAGTCTCTCTTTCTGAAGCGCGTCAGAAACGGGATGAAGCTCGGAAGCAGGTCGCTGCGGGCATCGATCCCCGCGAACATAAGAAAGCGGTAAAAGCCAAACAGGAAGAGGATGAAAAGACCTTCGAAGTTGTGGCTCGCGCCTGGCACGCCGACAACAAGAAATGGTCTGAATCCCATGGCGAGCGTATCCTGAAAAGCCTGAGCGACAATATTTTCCCCGTTATTGGCAACACACATATCGCAGATTTGAAAACACGCGACTTACTGGCACCGATCAAAAGTGTTGAACGTTCAGGACGTTTAGAAGTGGCGAAGCGTCTAAAACAGCGTGTGACTGCCATCATGACCTATGCCGTACAAAATGGCTTGATTGACTATAATCCGGCGCAGGATATGGCGGGGGCGATTATGCCCGGCAAAGTCGAACATCGCCCGGCGTTGGAGCTTGAACGTTTGCCTGAACTCCTTGGTCGCATTGATGGTTACAAAGGCCGTGAGTTTACCAAGTGGGTTATTAATCTCTCCTTACTGATTTTCATTCGTTCAAGCGAGCTCCGTTTTGCTCGCTGGCCGGAAATCGACTTTGAACGAGCATTGTGGACGATTCCCCCTGAACGTGAACCGATTCCAGGAGTGAAATTCTCCGAACGCGGTTCAAAAATGCACACACCACATCTTGTTCCACTGAGCCGTCAGGCACTGGAGATCCTTAAAAAGATCAGAGAAGTGAGTGGGCATTGCGAGCTGGTTTTCATTGGCGATCATTCGTCACGAAAACCCGTTAGTGAAGGGACGGTAAACAAAGCGCTGCAAACCATGGGCTACGACACGAAAACGGAAGTATGTGGTCACGGCTTTCGTACTATGGCCTGTAGTTCACTGATTGAGTCGGGCTTGTGGTCTAGGGATGCGGTAGAGCGACAGATGAGCCACCAGGAACGTAATGGCGTTCGCGCGGCGTATATCCATAAAGCAGAGCATCTGGATGAGCGTAAGCTGATGCTGCAATGGTGGGCTAATTTTCTCGATGCGAATCGGGAGAAAGCGGTTAGTGCGTTTGATTTTGGGAAGTTGATGGTGGGCTGATATGGTAGCATACGGGCAGGCTGTAGTTCTGACTGACTCAGGTTACAGTTTGTTCTGTGGGTAAGAACACTGTTCATATAACTAATAATCACACCAAATACTTGGATATGAGTTTTATGTATTTCTAAAATAATGAACGTTGTCATCAGAGGGAGGGAGGGCATGCTGTGGAGAGTTGTTCGTATCGACTTCACTGAGCGTTGTGCCTGTGTGTTCGGCAGTAAGACACACGACATCACGTCTGGTAAGGGCTTTGTTGTTGTTGATCATGAGGGTAACGAACGGTTCGCAGGTCCTGACTGTGTGCGGAATCCCAATTACGTCAGTAATCCTGGGGAAAAAGTTCCTGATTTGACGAAAGGATGTTTAGAGCCAGGGGGGGAAGTGGGTGGGGATACCTCTAAGGCACCGCCCAAAATAGCCACTGGGAAAGTAGGGGGCACGTCTAAAAAGGACGATCATAGTAACCAAAATGCTATTGCTTATTTGCTACTACGTGTTGAGAAACTTAAAAATTTTCCCAAAATAAAATACAAAAAACTTGATGAGCTATATGAGCGTTATCAACGTGATAGTTTAACCGAGGGTGATTTTATTTTCTTGAATAGGTTAATTGAGAGCAAATCATTTCCTGAATATTCTCTTAGGAATTTACAGGCTATATACGCTTGTGAATTTTGGATTAATCAATTTATAAAAGTTAATCAAGATAAAGATCTAAGCTATGTCGACAGTCTGAAAAGCTATCTTCATGCAAAACTAGCATTAACACCATCTCAAATTAGTGGATTAAACAAGTGGTTCGATAATTCTAGCGGGCGAAAAATGGTCAGATTAAAACCCAATCCTTTTGTTATTGACCCCTCTGAATACTGGAAGAAAGATTAATTTAATATTCTTTCGTTAGTAATACCTATAAAGGTCACACTAGGCTGTGTCCCGTAACTATTTTGTGTACAGTTCAGCATTGTCATAACTGTACAAAAAAATGCTAAGCGATAAAGAACGACCAAATAGATGAATATTTAACCAAAAATCATATCTCGGAAATGATTCTTGCAGCACTTTTTAGCGTGTAGGGAAGTTAAGGGACAGACCCTAAAACAGGTGTGCTTACAGTCGCATAACACGGTTTTAGATGGGTAACCATTTCGGGTATTAGAGCCTGATTTAGGGGCATTTTTCTCGTGCCAGAGATGCTCAGTGAGTTCAGCATTGAGCGCCGTTTCGACGGTTAACTTCGTCAACATGCGGGAAAACGCATTGAGGTCAGCTTCGGTTTTAAGGCCTTTAGCCAATTCAGCAGCCAGTGCTTTGAGTTTCTTTTCGCCCATCGTTGCCTGTCTCTGTTGTTGGAGTGAACATATCAAAAAAGGCAATTACACAATGTAAATTACAGTCTCTTGTACGTTGGTATAGTGAGCACTGTAACACCTTCAATTTTCACATATATTACCGACCTAACGAAAGAATTCTTCGGAAATTATGTTCTAATTTTTCCTCAGCAGTGTCTAAATCACAACCCCATATTTCTGAAATACCTTTAATGGCTTTATCCACATCCCAAGGAAATAAATTTCTTCCATATAACTTCGCAAAAGGAGCATCCGTTTCTGTCAATAATCTATCTTTAGGTATTCGCCCTATTATATCCTTCCCTTTTTTTGAATTTAACATTGCCGGCCCAACTGAGAACCACGCTCCAATATCTATCGCTTTATCAAGCTCTGTTTTTGTGCCAGTAAACCAATGAAATATTGGAACTCCGTCAATCCCTTTTAATTCATCCACAACTTTATCTGCACATCCTCGTGAATGTATGGACATAATCCTCCCTCCTTGATTATTTACCTCCCTTAAAATATGCCTGAACACTTTCAGTTGGATCTCAGCATAGTTTTTATAATCCGCCCCACCATCAAGCCCTATCTCTCCAACATATTTTACTTGAGGTAGTAAAATATCAAAGATGCCTAATTCTTCGTGCCTCAAGTGGGCTAATTCAGGATGAAGTCCTAAAGCAGTTTTTATTCTTTTGCAGCCAGAAACAAGTTTATTGCTACCAATATACGCTTGCGGCGTAGTTGTGACAGAAAGGACATATAGTCCTTTCTTATCACATTGATTAATAATCTCATTTGGATCTTTATATAGATCCAAATGACAATGCATATCAAATTTCAAACCAGTTTTTCCTTTTTCAAGAAAGCTTCCACTTCTTGTAATCCTTCAAAGAATACATTTTCATACTTGCTGACATCCTGCTCTTTAAGCTTTCCAGATTTCAATACCCACGCCTTCAAATTTCTTTTTTTAGCATTTTCAATCGCCATCATTACTGAGAAGATATCATCTCTTCCATCTTTTTTATTCTTAACAAAATTCCGTAAATTAGCATATGATGCCTGGTGATATGTTATTGTTTCTTGAATTCCTCCTCTTAGTAGGGATGCTCGCCTTATCATGCAAGGCACACAATAGCCACATTGTTTATGTTTTCTTTTCCAGTGGCTGCATGAAACTGTGGAATCAACAACTTGGGCTAATGTATTCTTATCTTTACATTGACTAACCATTTTCCCTTTTGTTTCGAATTGATACGGGTTAGTAAAATTCATTTTAATCCCTATGTCATCAAAAATAGACTGTATCATTTCCATAAAATGTGGATGAGTAGTTCTTGTGCTAAGCGAACCTATTCGGCGATTTGTTAGTGGTGCATTCAAGGAGATAAAGCCATTCTCAGGGACATAAATAGATATATTACTATAGTCATTAGCTTTCATTACGGCATCTGCACCAACAGCGGCAAATGCCAAGAAGTTCAAGCTTCTTGTTCTCATTGTAATATCTCTTTGCATACCTCTTCCTATAGGGTTTGCACTGGTACATAGCCTTGAAAATGACCCTATACTTTTAATCCCCTCGGCTATTTTTTCTTGTTTGGCCTTATCTCCTTTGTAAGAATGGCTTATTAGTAATGGTTTTTTTCCGTCGGTTAGAAGATCAATAACACCTATTGCGCTGTCCAATCCTCCTGAAAATAGAGAAATACAATCTAACCCATTTAAATTTATCAACCTACGACCATTAACTGGTTTAAATGGAACAGGAGGTTTCATTCCATCTTTTTTAAAGTCGAAACTCCAGACATCTCCACTCAAGAACTGTAAGGCTTTTTCAATATTTTCTTTATTCTTTATCCAAATAGATGGATTTATGACCCTAACAGATACGTTTATGTCCCGTGTCCAACCATCAAAGCAATCATCACGAACTATAAATGTATCAGCGGCTGTCACGGCCATTGATATTGTCAGAAAATCCATCACCTCATCTGATATTTGAAATCCTAATCTTTTAATTGCGTCGTATACCGGTTTTCCTATAGTTGCAATATCATCACGAGGTTTAATTCCATTCTTCGCAACGACGCCATCACGGTTATAAATTTGAACTGAAATTGTAGAATCATTCGATGCTGGCAACCGACTATAATTATGATCTATATAAATATTCATTCGCTATACCCCTTCCATTCATCCCAAACTTCAGTAATAACATCTTTTTGAATTTTAATTATATCTGACTTTGAAAAGGACCTAATATTTTTACTTATTTTCGGTTCCATATGGTTATCAACTATTGCACTGATATACTCATGCAAATCATTTTCTGCATTCTGCAATTCTTTCGCTGATTGTGCATTATTCCAAGCTTTCCCTACATCCATTGTAACTTGAATAAAAATACTATCAGTTAAATAGCAAATCATCGTTTCAATTAGAACATCGTCTGTAATATCTTGTGGGTTAAATGTAGTCTTCCCATCTAAAGCTTCGACTAAAGCATCATTCATTGCGGTTTGAATTTTATCGGCATCCTCACTCCCATCAGAGAGGGCTTGGGATATTCTTGCAATTGCGTCTTCACATGAGAGCCCATTAAGGCTACTCAGGTCAATTATAGGATTACTGTTCTGATAGTTTGCAACTCCATCATTTAGTAATTCAAATAAATTACCACCAGCACTAACAATATTACCAAGTCGCTCGTTAGCTGAATCTCCTCCACCTGTTACTTGTCGGGAGTAGCGTCCAAGAGCACCTTTTAGTGAAGCGATATCTCTGCTTCGAGCAAATCGACCAAAAAGAGTCCTAAAACCGCTTAAGTTTTTATTTTCTCCATTTTTTGTTTGATCTGCCCAAGGTGGAACAAGGGCATTTCCGTTTTTAGGTCCTTTACTTGACTGTGACGTCCCCATATTTCCTCCTTATTTAAACCAATTTTTTTCTTTTATAAGCGCATTCATCCAATGCGGATTATCGTTTATGCCACTTATAAATCTTTTAAGGATTTTTCCTGCTTCGATATGCTTATCTGCAATTAATACAGCCCCAGCAAAACCAGCAGGTTGTTTACTCCATTCAGTTATAGTTCTAAGGTGTTCAATCAAACTTTCCATAACTGGAATAAACTCATCTTGAGATATATCGCGTAACGCAGTTAAAGCGACTTGAGAACTTTTTCTTGTCGTTGTAATCAATACACTTAACGCATCCCTTGCTTTTGGAGACAAACCCATTACATAATGGCCTGCTGGCATTGTTTCGCGTGATAAATAGATTGATGCTCGTAAATCCTTATCACTCAATTTTGGTTCGATATCAAACCACTTTAAAATAAAATCACTGATTGCATCATCTTTTGTCCAGGATTCTGGTACAGAATCAGGTAATTCCTTAGGTTTCGTGCTTTCTATTTCACTAAATAATTTCTTGTAGTCTTTATTAGTATCAATCATTGAATATAAATCATTGGCAGCAGTCTCTCCTGCACATCTTTCAAATATTACTAACTTCGTAATGACGTTCTCATCTAATGAGATACTTCTTCTTCTAGCAATATTTGATCTCATTTTTACAACATTTAGTAATCTCTTAACTATTCTTGGATTACCATGTATTATTGGTGAGGTTGCAAATATAGGTGCCAACCGGTCTACTTGATCATATGCCCTTGCTAATTCTAAATTATTTTCTCCTTCTAGTATTTTTATAGCATCTTCTTTCTTCATAGGATCCTTATGCCATGATTCCTGTAAAGACTTCTCCAATGCTATCCTTAGCTTTTCTACCAAATCACTATTTACCCCTGCATTAACTGCATGAAGCATGAAAAGATATGATCTTATTTCTAAAAGACCTGTTCTTGGAACTCGGATAGGGACTTGTATTAGTTTATCCAAGTAATCAATATGGTGTCTTGCCGAAGTTCCTTTGAAGTACTCTGATACGGATGTTCTTATCATATCTTCATCAGCAGCAATCACAAATGCCGTATTTGGTAGGAATAGAAATAATCGTATAGCTTCTAATGTTTGTATAGCATTTTGTGGCAAGCAACGATCTAGGTTATCAATGAAAACAATTAAATTCTTCCCTAAGTCTTTTAAAATTACACTATATTCTTCTCTAAATAAATTTATTTGCTGTGGTGGCGTTAATACTTCTTTATCTTTAATTAATCCACTATTTGCGAATTCATTTCCTGTACTAATGGCTTCTTGGTATGTGTTTTCATTAACACCGTTACTGATAATATTTTTAATTGCTCCAACCCCCTTAGAAACCATCCCACCAGTGGGAATGCCGAGAGCTAAAGCAATGCCTTCTAGGGTGTAGCCTAATGCCCTCACTTTATCTACTCGGTTAAATAAACTGAATGTCTTCTCTACAAGGCTTGGGTCTCCTTGGGCTGCTTCGTTAAGTTTGGTTGCAATTACTTCCAGTAATGCAGCTCTTGCGTCATCATATCCCTGATACAGCCAGGCATCGAAATTTACAACTAAGATATCTTTACCATCTTCTTCACTTATCTGTTTTTCTATAATTTTTAGTAGTGAGGATTTCCCAGCGCCCCAGTTACCAAATATTCCAATAGATACTGGTAACATATTTTCAGACTTCAATATATCCACTGCTAGACTTGAAACTTCGCCAAAATTTAAGTAATCAATGTTGGATTCTACGTCAGCCCACATGTGCACTCCCTATTGTTAAACGGCGAACAAACACTTTTATTAATTTCAGATTGTAATTATTGCGTGGTAATCTATTTGCAATAGAACAGTATTACTAACAAGTTTCGTTTAAGGGTGGATACTTAGCCGAAGCAAGTAGCATATTGTATAATTTAGGAGCAGTCATAAACATATGCAACTCAATCCTTTGTAATGCTTCAAAAACCCGTTCCTGATCAAGTTCTGCATACCTTTCTGTTGGATCTGTTGTATTACGGTTGTTAAGTAATCTTTTAACGACTGATGTTGAAAGACCTATATTCATCGTTTCAGCAGCCTGGATCACCGGGTACTTGTGCTGCAGAACCAAATTGATACATTCCCGTTTGAACTCATGGGTAAACTTTTTTCTTCGCATTCTCACCTCGTTAGCATTGCTCATTATATCTCTAACAAAGTGTCCGAAATGATTAGACCATTACTGTGGCAGGACTTACGCTGAGGGAGGGACGTCCATCACATCATTACAGTGTGAATGCGGTCATGAATGATACCTTTGAATGCTGGGTATTATGGCCTAAAAACCTGCCCTCGATGCCATTCCACAAACTGCTCAAGCGGGTAATACTCCCGCTTTTTAGGCAGAAACAGCGGCTTTCCCTCA
Proteins encoded in this window:
- the uvrC gene encoding excinuclease ABC subunit UvrC, with product MSESFDASAFLKTVTSQPGVYRMYDAGNTVIYVGKAKDLKKRLASYFRSHVASRKTEALVKSIKHIDVTITHTETEALLLEHNYIKLYQPRYNVLLRDDKSYPMIFLSGDAHPRLTVHRGAKHAKGEYFGPFPNGNAVRETLILLQKLFPVRQCENSVYRNRSRPCLQYQIGRCLGPCVSGLVSEEDYRQQVEYVRLFLSGKDQQVLNQLISRMESASRDLRFEDAARIRDQIQAVRRVTEKQFVSGDGEDLDVISVAFDAGMACVYVLFIRQGKVLGSRSYFPKVPGGTELGEVVQTFVGQFYLQGNSGRTLPTEILLDFTLPDKDLLTESLTAVAGRKVQIQTKPRGDRARYLKLARTNAATALVTKLSQQSTIHQRLAALANVLQLPEIHRMECFDISHTMGEQTVASCVVFDANGPLRSEYRRYNISGITPGDDYAAMAQVLQRRYGKALDDSKIPDVIVIDGGKGQLGQAQAVFDSLQVSWDKNKPLLLGVAKGSDRKAGLETLFLEATGEGMALPADSPALHVIQHIRDDSHDHAIGGHRKKRAKVKNTSTLELIEGVGPKRRQTLLKYMGGLQPLMNASIEEIANVPGISHGLAEKIFHALKH
- a CDS encoding CDP-diacylglycerol--glycerol-3-phosphate 3-phosphatidyltransferase, with amino-acid sequence MQFNIPTLLTLFRVALIPFFVLAFYLPFVWAPLLCALIFVFAAVTDWFDGFLARRWKQTTRFGAFLDPVADKVMVAVALVLVAEYYHSWWITLPAATMIAREIIISALREWMAEIGKRSSVAVSWIGKVKTTAQMMALFALLWRPERIVEGIGVAALYIAAVLTFWSMFQYLNAARHDLLEP
- a CDS encoding DUF4102 domain-containing protein, encoding MALTDIKVRSAKPEEKEYSLTDGDGMFLLVHPNGSKYWRLRFRFGGKQHLMALGVYPEVSLSEARQKRDEARKQVAAGIDPREHKKAVKAKQEEDEKTFEVVARAWHADNKKWSESHGERILKSLSDNIFPVIGNTHIADLKTRDLLAPIKSVERSGRLEVAKRLKQRVTAIMTYAVQNGLIDYNPAQDMAGAIMPGKVEHRPALELERLPELLGRIDGYKGREFTKWVINLSLLIFIRSSELRFARWPEIDFERALWTIPPEREPIPGVKFSERGSKMHTPHLVPLSRQALEILKKIREVSGHCELVFIGDHSSRKPVSEGTVNKALQTMGYDTKTEVCGHGFRTMACSSLIESGLWSRDAVERQMSHQERNGVRAAYIHKAEHLDERKLMLQWWANFLDANREKAVSAFDFGKLMVG
- a CDS encoding TatD family deoxyribonuclease codes for the protein MHCHLDLYKDPNEIINQCDKKGLYVLSVTTTPQAYIGSNKLVSGCKRIKTALGLHPELAHLRHEELGIFDILLPQVKYVGEIGLDGGADYKNYAEIQLKVFRHILREVNNQGGRIMSIHSRGCADKVVDELKGIDGVPIFHWFTGTKTELDKAIDIGAWFSVGPAMLNSKKGKDIIGRIPKDRLLTETDAPFAKLYGRNLFPWDVDKAIKGISEIWGCDLDTAEEKLEHNFRRILSLGR
- a CDS encoding DNA-binding protein, with protein sequence MNIYIDHNYSRLPASNDSTISVQIYNRDGVVAKNGIKPRDDIATIGKPVYDAIKRLGFQISDEVMDFLTISMAVTAADTFIVRDDCFDGWTRDINVSVRVINPSIWIKNKENIEKALQFLSGDVWSFDFKKDGMKPPVPFKPVNGRRLINLNGLDCISLFSGGLDSAIGVIDLLTDGKKPLLISHSYKGDKAKQEKIAEGIKSIGSFSRLCTSANPIGRGMQRDITMRTRSLNFLAFAAVGADAVMKANDYSNISIYVPENGFISLNAPLTNRRIGSLSTRTTHPHFMEMIQSIFDDIGIKMNFTNPYQFETKGKMVSQCKDKNTLAQVVDSTVSCSHWKRKHKQCGYCVPCMIRRASLLRGGIQETITYHQASYANLRNFVKNKKDGRDDIFSVMMAIENAKKRNLKAWVLKSGKLKEQDVSKYENVFFEGLQEVEAFLKKEKLV
- a CDS encoding KAP family P-loop domain protein gives rise to the protein MWADVESNIDYLNFGEVSSLAVDILKSENMLPVSIGIFGNWGAGKSSLLKIIEKQISEEDGKDILVVNFDAWLYQGYDDARAALLEVIATKLNEAAQGDPSLVEKTFSLFNRVDKVRALGYTLEGIALALGIPTGGMVSKGVGAIKNIISNGVNENTYQEAISTGNEFANSGLIKDKEVLTPPQQINLFREEYSVILKDLGKNLIVFIDNLDRCLPQNAIQTLEAIRLFLFLPNTAFVIAADEDMIRTSVSEYFKGTSARHHIDYLDKLIQVPIRVPRTGLLEIRSYLFMLHAVNAGVNSDLVEKLRIALEKSLQESWHKDPMKKEDAIKILEGENNLELARAYDQVDRLAPIFATSPIIHGNPRIVKRLLNVVKMRSNIARRRSISLDENVITKLVIFERCAGETAANDLYSMIDTNKDYKKLFSEIESTKPKELPDSVPESWTKDDAISDFILKWFDIEPKLSDKDLRASIYLSRETMPAGHYVMGLSPKARDALSVLITTTRKSSQVALTALRDISQDEFIPVMESLIEHLRTITEWSKQPAGFAGAVLIADKHIEAGKILKRFISGINDNPHWMNALIKEKNWFK